In Papaver somniferum cultivar HN1 chromosome 1, ASM357369v1, whole genome shotgun sequence, a genomic segment contains:
- the LOC113315164 gene encoding serine carboxypeptidase-like 20 — MEKVLIFIVFLGLFSIIEGSPKDALITELPGFNGSFPSKHYSGYVTIDEKTGKNLFYYFVVSERKPSEDPVVLWLNGGPGCSSFDGFIYEHGPFNFQAAKTHGGLPQLQLNPHSWSKVSNILYLDSPSGVGMSYSDSESDYKTGDRRTAVDSHAFLLKWFELYPEFLLNPFYISGESYAGVYVPTLASEVVKGLDAGSKPVLNFKGYMVGNGVTDDGFDGNALVPFAHGMALISDNLFEAVTTACNGNYWNSTNSICSKLLEKVDQEVDGLNVYDILEPCYHSTEARANDHLRLPSSFKKLGETERPLAVRKRMFGRAWPFRAPVRDGLVPTWPQILNSVGGNVPCTDDEVATSWLNNKAVKKAIHAKENLDWELCTGNIEYYHDLGSMIPYHKNLTARGYRAIIFSGDHDMCVPFTGSEAWTRSLGYKIVDEWRPWFFNDQVAGYTQGYDNNLTFLTVRGSGHTVPEYKPKEALAFFTRWLAGEKI, encoded by the exons ATGGAGAAAGTTTTGATCTTTATAGTGTTTCTGGGTTTGTTTTCAATAATTGAAGGTTCTCCTAAAGATGCTTTAATTACAGAACTTCCTGGTTTTAATGGGAGTTTTCCATCTAAACACTACTCTGG ATATGTGACTATAGATGAGAAAACTGGGAAGAATTTGTTCTATTACTTTGTGGTTTCAGAAAGAAAACCATCTGAAGATCCTGTTGTTCTATGGCTTAATGGTGGACCTGGTTGTTCTAGTTTCGATGGATTCATTTACGAGCACg GTCCATTCAATTTTCAAGCTGCAAAGACTCATGGaggtcttccacaacttcaacTTAATCCACACAGTTGGTCTAAG GTTTCGAACATTCTCTATTTGGATTCTCCATCTGGTGTTGGAATGTCTTACTCTGATAGCGAGAGCGACTATAAAACTGGTGACAGGAGGACCGCTGTTGATTCACACGCATTTCTGCTCAAG TGGTTCGAGCTATACCCGGAGTTCCTCTTGAACCCATTTTACATCAGCGGGGAGTCCTACGCTGGGGTGTATGTGCCTACTCTTGCTTCAGAAGTTGTGAAAG GACTTGATGCTGGCTCCAAGCCTGTTCTCAACTTTAAG GGTTACATGGTGGGAAATGGTGTTACTGATGATGGGTTTGATGGAAATGCTCTTGTACCTTTTGCCCATGGAATGGCTCTTATCTCGGATAATCTGTTTGAG GCTGTTACTACTGCCTGTAATGGAAATTACTGGAATTCGACAAACAGCATATGCTCAAAATTGCTTGAGAAAGTTGATCAA GAAGTTGATGGTCTAAATGTCTATGACATTCTTGAGCCCTGCTATCACAGTACAGAAGCAAGAGCAAATGATCACTTAAGGCTACCATCTAGTTTCAAGAAATTAGGTGAAACCGAAAGACCTCTTGCTGTGAGGAAAAGGATGTTTGGTCGTGCTTGGCCTTTTAGAGCCCCTGTTAGAGATGGACTTGTTCCAACTTGGCCACAAATCCTCAACAGTGTCGGTGGAAATGTTCCATGCACT GATGATGAAGTTGCAACTTCATGGTTGAATAACAAAGCAGTAAAGAAAGCAATTCATGCCAAG GAAAACCTTGATTGGGAGTTATGCACGGGCAATATCGAGTATTATCACGACTTAGGAAGCATGATCCCGTATCACAAGAACCTTACTGCCCGTGGATATCGTGCAATTATATTCAG CGGTGATCATGATATGTGTGTCCCATTCACCGGGAGTGAAGCATGGACAAGATCTCTTGGATACAAAATCGTCGATGAATGGAGGCCTTGGTTTTTCAACGATCAAGTTGCCGG GTACACTCAAGGCTATGACAACAATCTAACATTTCTCACCGTGAGG GGATCTGGACATACTGTCCCTGAATACAAACCCAAGGAGGCGTTGGCATTTTTTACACGATGGTTGGCGGGAGAAAAAatttga
- the LOC113336217 gene encoding plant intracellular Ras-group-related LRR protein 8-like: MLLPWWQDKLSSWCRLISNLLVDLPDTVGSLRNLEALHLSNNGLKSLPSMLFKLCTQLSTLYLHNTEITIDILNQVLTFDSFFFLSKTCARGDSLMYPSIMSHKQFEGWESFDECHRLKHQKQLDFIVGSYGVFDECADKD, from the exons ATGTTATTGCCTTGGTGGCAGGATAAGCTCAGTTCTTGGTGCaggttgatttcaaatctcttgGTAGACTTGCCTGACACAGTTGGGAGTTTACGGAATCTTGAG GCTCTGCATCTGAGTAATAATGGCCTCAAATCCCTTCCTTCGATGCTATTCAAACTGTGCACCCAGCTCTCGACTCTTTATCTTCATAATACAGAAATCACCATTGATATTCTCAATCAGGTATTGacttttgattctttttttttcttatctaaAACTTGTGCAAGAGGTGATAGTCTTATGTATCCAAGTATTATGTCACACAAGCAGTTTGAAGGGTGGGAAAGTTTTGATGAGTGTCATAGATTAAAGCATCAGAAGCAACTGGATTTTATAGTTGGAAGTTATGGTGTGTTTGATGAATGTGCTGATAAAGATTAA
- the LOC113336229 gene encoding uncharacterized protein LOC113336229, translating into MSKTTSLCFSPLFIGLIFILAALMNSEGVDGVKCTEVPFTDATCDFMCRNHFGPNVPIVWWKYHEKSLLFLDKNWCTCCVDNQYLNEGLHTCALIPYNPVPDLPAELACLVRCEENLGYDFPISAANYIEISLNFLENNTCQCCTKVSG; encoded by the exons ATGTCGAAAACTACTTCTCTCTGTTTCTCTCCACTTTTCATTGGTCTCATTTTCATTTTGGCTGCCTTGATGAATTCTGA AGGTGTGGATGGCGTCAAATGCACCGAGGTACCGTTTACAGATGCTACCTGTGATTTCATGTGTCGAAATCACTTTGGGCCGAATGTTCCAATTGTGTGGTGGAAATATCATGAAAAGTCATTGTTATTCTTAGACAAAAACTGGTGCACATGTTGCGTGGATAATCAATATCTGAACGA AGGTCTCCACACTTGCGCCCTGATCCCGTATAACCCCGTTCCCGATCTTCCCGCCGAGCTAGCTTGTTTAGTTAGATGCGAAGAAAATCTTGGGTATGATTTTCCAATTTCCGCTGCAAATTATATTGAAATATCCCTTAATTTTTTGGAAAACAACACTTGCCAATGCTGCACGAAAGTATCTGGATGA